In Candidatus Bathyarchaeia archaeon, the genomic stretch GAAACCTAACGCGCCAGGGGGGATGAAAAGGGCGTTTGGCGGGTTAGGTTTCTTGGCGAGAGAATAAAATTACAAGATTGTCTAATAAATTTTTCTGTTATTGGAATCTTTTTATTTTTGTATTTTTCCTTTTTTTTAGGGCATTTTTTAGGGCTTCTAGGACAAGTATTACGTTTTTTCTGGTTGAGTTTACGCCCATTAGTCCTATGCGCCAGATTTTTCCCTTCAATTCCCCTAGCCCTCCACTTATCGTTATATTATATTCTTCTCGTAGCGTTCTCCTTACATCTTCATCATTTATTCCATTAGGAACTTTGACGGCTGTTATCGCCGGACAAATGTAATTTTTATCCGTAAAGATTGTTAATCCTATTTCTTCAAGCCCATTTATTAGCGCCCAGATATTTTCTTTATGTCTTGCCCATCTATTTTCGAGTCCCTCTTCATAAAGCAATCTCAGCGCTTCCCTTAATGCGTAAACGAGTGGTATGGGTGCTGTGTGATGATAGATTCTGTTACTTTCAAGCCAATATTTTTCTACCGTTGTCAGATCGAAGTACCAGCTTTGAACTTTTGTCCGCCTATTTCTAACAACGTTCATGGCTCTCTCGCTGACCGTTATTGGCGCTAATCCTGGTGGGCAGCTTAAGCATTTTTGTGATGCACTATAACATATATCTATACCCCACTCGTCAACTGAAAGTTCACATCCACCAAGCGAAGTGACGGCATCAACGATCAATAGCGCGCCATATTCATGTATAATCTTAGATATCTCTTTGATTGGTTGGAGAACCCCTGTAGATGTTTCAGCATGAACTATTGCAACAGCCTTTGCATTAGAGTTTGCTAATGCATCCTTAACATTATCCACGTTTATTATTCCTCCTA encodes the following:
- a CDS encoding alanine--glyoxylate aminotransferase family protein, which codes for MSALKVYGELKPPERLLLGAGPTNIDPRVLRAMTLPIVEHLDPYFSEVMDETVKLLRYAFKTKNHVTFPVSGTGSAGMESAICNIVERDDEIIVCINGFFGERMSEMVKRCGGKSIEVRVPLGGIINVDNVKDALANSNAKAVAIVHAETSTGVLQPIKEISKIIHEYGALLIVDAVTSLGGCELSVDEWGIDICYSASQKCLSCPPGLAPITVSERAMNVVRNRRTKVQSWYFDLTTVEKYWLESNRIYHHTAPIPLVYALREALRLLYEEGLENRWARHKENIWALINGLEEIGLTIFTDKNYICPAITAVKVPNGINDEDVRRTLREEYNITISGGLGELKGKIWRIGLMGVNSTRKNVILVLEALKNALKKRKNTKIKRFQ